Genomic DNA from Carassius gibelio isolate Cgi1373 ecotype wild population from Czech Republic chromosome B14, carGib1.2-hapl.c, whole genome shotgun sequence:
cattttctcctctttttgcctttttttatgtcCTCTAACTTTAGTTTTCGCTTGTTCACAAGGTCAGCATTGAGGAGCATCAGCTTCTTCAGGAAGTCTCTGGAGGGCTGGATGCGTCTCGACTGTATGGCGTGATCAATGGCATCCTCCACCATCATGTCATGGCAGATCATCAGATATGCCAGAAACAGAGTCGCAGAGTGGTCGACACCCTGCTTGCAGCAAATCAACACCTTACCTGAGGAAACAAAAAAGAATTATGGTCAAAAAACTCATTAATAGACTATAACACACTTGATAGTAGACAAtatatggagtgtgtgtgtgtgtgtgtgtgtgtgtgtgtgtgtcagcccttACTCCCTGGTTTATTCACGGCCTTGTCAATGAATTTTGCAGCTGGCATGAAGCACTTGCTGATGTCAGAACAGTGTCTGTCCGTTGTAGGCAAGCTGTAATAATTGATGTGCAAGCCTCTGTAATATCTGGACCCTGTATTGACTGTTCCTTCTAGATCTTCAACATAAGATGTTCCCAAGAAGTAGTTCAAGTCCTTTTTGGGCGCTGCAGCGTTCAGAATGTGAGTGATGCACATCTCCTGCAGCATATCTCGGTCTGTTGCGGCCTCTCTGCACAAGGACACAAAAGCCTTGGTTAGTCTTTTATAGAAAACTATTTACATTGtagaataaatgacagaacaatGAGAGAAATACAATTGTGTTGCAGACTTACTCGTCTCCGATGAAGACCCTGGGCCAGACATTGGTGACATGTCTTTGTTTGAGCAGTGTACACTGCTTCAAACGATCCTCTAGTTGGAGCATGGTTAAAGGGACGTAGTTTTCCAAACTTGCAAGTTCAGATAACACTGTTGACTCTGGCTCAAGAACGCTTGGACTTGGTGCACCCAAATCCACTGGAGTAGCCAGATCCCATTCAGGTCGTGGCTTGAGAACGCTTGGACCCGGGAGGTACAGTTCCACTGAATCAACCAAATCCTCTTCAGGGTCTGGCTCAGGGACACTTGAACCCGGGGCATATAATTCCATCGAGTCCTTATCCCATTCACGTTCAAGAGGATCATCCAGATCCTCCTCAGAGTCCGGCTCAGGAACGCTAGGACTCGTGGTGTACAGTTCCACTGCATCAACCAGATCCCATTTAGGAGGAGCAACCAAATCCTCAATAGGTTTTGGTTCACCAACATTCAGATCCATCTCAGGCCATGCTGAGTTCGATCTGTCGTTCTGGAGGAAGGTTTTTTTCGTATTCCTCACTGTAGCATATCCTACTCTCTTGGTTACAACGAAGCCATGAACTTTCTTATTCTTCACGGCTTTGGTAGTTtctgacaaaagaagaaaaacatacaatgtgtaattagaaacatctctcaccagattaaacatgattaattagTCCGAATTTTAAGAAGACGTTTCTATTTGCATCTTTTCACCTTTTGGGCTGGCACGTGATTCCTCCGGATCAACCAGATCCAGTTTAGGTTCAGAAGGAACAACAAGATCCACTTCTGGTTCAGGGATACACGATTGCTCTGTATCTAACAGATCCAATTCAGGTTCTGGCTTGGGAGCACTTGGATCTGGAACAAACGATTCCTTTGGATCGAGAAGATCCACTTCAGGTTGCCCGACAGTTTCTGGCATTTTTGTCTGGAAAACTGCCCAAATTTGCTGGAAGATTGCCCCCATTTTCTTGGTTATCTCCCCAACAGTGAGTCctggaaaaaagaagaaaacaaactagATAAGTCTTGTCTgagagttaaattaaaaaaaaaaacttttaaaagcttgaaagtttgaaaaacatttcaaacccCATTAAACATCATAATTAACTTCATAACAATTAAAAACCAATCGGACCTTTACAAACAACTACGAGTCCTCTGCTAGTTGTTGCTAGCATCTATCCAACTATTTTTAGCAGATAGATCGAGAGAGTGGAACAACTCTAAACAGGGCATTACTTTGAAAAGTTTTCAGCTCTAAATGGAAATCTAACAGCGTTTGGAAGTCGGCTACAGGAATTCCATGAATCAGatcatttagaaaaaatatagcaACCAAAATTCAAATCAGCATAAAGGTCGCTGACAAATTTGGCGGTTGTAGCTCGAGAGCTCAACAAGGTGTAGGAAAACAGTATTAGGTCTTTGTCACAGCcaacatataataatttactattagaaacatctctaacaacacaaataaacatgaataagacATTTGCATGTCTTCACCTGTTGGACTGTTCTCAGCATCCAGGACACCCTGATCATTGGCCTCTTCCACTGAAGGTCCTGCTGGgtcgctcagatcttcagagaccAGCGTAGgactcttcagctctgagatgctGCCGTTCCTGTTCATCTCCAGCTGCAAATCTTTCACTTCACAGACCGAGATGTTGTCACAAGCATTAACCTCCA
This window encodes:
- the LOC127971255 gene encoding uncharacterized protein LOC127971255, which produces MRTTDTMSKDMREVLLEVYVNDAFYFGDSYWASDDKDVQLEFEITDDIYDLISASRELDVQLEVVTVDHVSGRYCSPGEMRVQLEVNACDNISVCEVKDLQLEMNRNGSISELKSPTLVSEDLSDPAGPSVEEANDQGVLDAENSPTGLTVGEITKKMGAIFQQIWAVFQTKMPETVGQPEVDLLDPKESFVPDPSAPKPEPELDLLDTEQSCIPEPEVDLVVPSEPKLDLVDPEESRASPKETTKAVKNKKVHGFVVTKRVGYATVRNTKKTFLQNDRSNSAWPEMDLNVGEPKPIEDLVAPPKWDLVDAVELYTTSPSVPEPDSEEDLDDPLEREWDKDSMELYAPGSSVPEPDPEEDLVDSVELYLPGPSVLKPRPEWDLATPVDLGAPSPSVLEPESTVLSELASLENYVPLTMLQLEDRLKQCTLLKQRHVTNVWPRVFIGDEEAATDRDMLQEMCITHILNAAAPKKDLNYFLGTSYVEDLEGTVNTGSRYYRGLHINYYSLPTTDRHCSDISKCFMPAAKFIDKAVNKPGSKVLICCKQGVDHSATLFLAYLMICHDMMVEDAIDHAIQSRRIQPSRDFLKKLMLLNADLVNKRKLKLEDIKKGKKRRKWQLKKKCRNILKDIQENVHI